In Parabacteroides timonensis, the genomic stretch TTTAAATAATTTTTTGTAAGCATCAGTACCATCAGTAAATAACTTGTAACCGCAGTCACCGACCTTCTTAAAGTCGGCTTCAGCAGCTGACCAATTTTCCAGCCACAAATAGATCTTGCCCCTAAGCGCATAGGCGGCACCTTTCGTGATGTGACCATAGTCTGAATCACCACTGTTGTATTTGTTAGGTAAATTAGACTCATTAATACAATCCGTCAAATCACCAACCAATTGATTCCAGATTTCAACCATGGACAAACGGCTTCCTTTGGCCTCATCAATATCTTTAATAGGATCAGTATAGTAAGGCACACCACCAAACAACAAGTTCAATTCATAGTACCAATAACACCGGAGGAATTTGGCTTCGGCAACAAGACGTGCTTTTTTTGCTTCAGTAATTCCTTCTACATTCGGTATATTGGCGATCACATCGTTACAGCGGATGATGAATTTATAATTGTCATGCCAAATCCAACTTGGACCGTCGCCTGAAGTAGTCTGATTACCAAACAACATACCGAAATTACGCCAGTTGGCATCGCGATCCATAGTCATGGAGAAACAATCAAACCACATATTATAATTATCATTATATAAATGGTTCAGCCCATTGTAAAGACCGGTAACAGTTTGTTCTGCCATCGTGGCATCAGCCCAAACTTCTCCCTCGCTCGGCTGGTTCTTCGGAGTCAAATCCATATCCACACAACCCGTAAGGAACAAACCTGACAAAACAGAAATAGATAGAAGTTTTGTCGCGTTTCTTATAATCCCAAATTTATTCTTGTTCATAACTTTTCCACAATTTAATTAGAATGTCACATTAACACCAACTGTATACTGGCGAATCGGCAGATAACCGTCACCACTCATACGTTCCGGATCAGATCCTTCGAATTTTGTAATCGTCAGTAAGTTTTCACCAGACAGATAGACACGCGCATTCTGGATAAATGCAACCTTCATCCAATCTTTCGGGAAGGTGTAACCGATCGTTAGGTTTTTCAGCTTCATATAGTTTCCATTCTGCAGATGCCAAGAGCTCGTAGCACTAGCCTGTCCACTATTCTGATACCCCACAAGACGCGGTGTTTGAGAATAGATATTCGTACGTGGATCGCCAGGATTTTCAGGATCGTAGAAATAATGGTCATAAGCTACGTCATAACCAATACCATATCCGTGTGTGATACTAACGCTATTCTGAGTCTGTTTGTAATAATCGATCTTAAATCCTGCTGCACCAGCCCAGTTCATCGAAAGGTCAAAGCCTTTCCATGTCATACTTGCCTGCAAGCCGAAGTAGTATTTCGGAGTACTGGAAACACCCTGAAATTCCCGATCATCATCATTACCGTAGATGCCATCTCCATTATAATCGGCATAGATCATATCACCATACCATATCTTATCTTTACCGATCGACTGGTTCGGATAGAATTTATAACCGGCATCAAACATCGCCTGTAACCAATTCATATCCCCTTCTGTACGAATCATACCATCTTTCGGACCACCGTTGATGTTGACAGATCCATCCGTATTGAAATAAGAGCCGTTACCTTTGTATGGATTCATCATGTAAAATTCATTCATCTGATGTCCTTCCACAATCAACGTAGAAGAACCATTAGCTACCGTTCCTACATTCTGATACCATGTCTTATTGCCATTTTCGTCTGTACGCCATTCACGGATCAGTTCACCTTTATATTTCGTTACCTCATTCTTGTTGTAAGTAAAATTGGCAGAAACCGAGTAGGCGAAATCTCCGACATGATCATTCCAGCCTAACGAGAACTCAATACCCTTGTTGTTTACATCGGCCAAATTCTGAAGCGGAGAGGTAAATTGGTTCAAGGATTCAGGTAGTGTCGGACGATACAAGATTCCGGTCGTATTCTTGTTATAAACTTCGACCGTTCCGTTCAAACGATTATTCAACATACCAAAGTCAAGACCAATATTGGTAACAGCAGTCTCTTCCCATTCCAAACTGTAGTTGGAGAAAGTCGTCATAGCCAAACCATTGGATTTATTATTGTTGAACGCATAGTTATAACCAGATCCATAAAGAGCCTGCCATTCGTAGTTGCCGATAGAGTTGTTTCCTAACTTACCCCAAGATCCACGCAACTTTAAATTACTCAACCAGTCTACATCCTCCATAAATTTCTCTTCAGAGATACGCCAACCGGCAGAAAAAGAAGGGAACAGCCCCCAACGAGAGTCAGGAGAAAAACGGGAAGATCCGTCATAACGCATATTCACTTCAAACAGATAACGGTTATCGAACCCATAATTGACACGGCCGAACCAGGAACGGGAAGAATATTCATAAGAAGAACCTTTGATGTAATACGGATCTGTCATGGCATTAAAATCCGTCAAAGAGATACTTGACATACCTTCCTTGCAAATGTCCACTTCGTCACCCCAATAACGAGCCTCTTCATAACCAGCCAAAGCACTTATATCGTGTTTTCCATAAATATGTCCCCAACTCAGCAACATATTTGTCTTCCAGTTCTTTTCCCGTTTCTGCCAATCATATACTTTATAAGTAGACATATCTGTCGATGTCGGAGGCGTATTCAATGTCATCGAGCGATTGAAACTATATTGTTCTTTATAGTCAGACGGTTGCCATCTATGATGGTTCGTAAACTGATCATAATACAAATTAGCTGTGAATTTGAAATCTTTCAGGAACTTCACTTCCAGATACGGATTGACGAAATATTTATTCTGCTTGTAGTAACCATAAGAGTTACTCATATTCAGCAATGGGTTACCGGCTTGTCCATCTTCCTCATTGGTTTCGATTCCACCATATTTACCATTATAATAAGGATAGACGCCCGGAGTCACCTTCTGCATGTTCAACCCCCACATATCGCTCAAATTATTACGATCCTGATCGGCATTATATCCCCAGGCGCGCATTCCGACAGTCAGAAAGTCAGTCACTTTAGACTCGACATCACTACGCAGATAGTATTTTTTAACACCAGATTCAATAACCAAACCCGGATTATTCAGATAAGTACCGGAAATGGCATAGTTAGTACGCTTTTCTGCACCTGTCAAGCTGATGGTATGTTCCTGCATCCATTTCGGATCATAGATTACATCAT encodes the following:
- a CDS encoding SusC/RagA family TonB-linked outer membrane protein; translation: MSYFNRKDLLDSFYQKEVRIIKLVLIMLTVMLCGLSAEESYSQTVRISLNMENSTIKEILKGIENRSEFTFYYNDDIIDVDKRLTLNAENLSISDILTTILPNCSFKISNKNIIITAREAGISQQGKTITGIVRDTKGDPVIGANVSVKGTTNGTITDLDGKFVLDGVTANSVLSISYIGYIAQEITMGNKNSFDVVLRDDTQAIEEVVVVGYAAQKKVNLTGSVASLNFSDEKLARPVTTIAASLSGMAAGVNVMNTSSQPNAEGVSVLIRGTGTMNDAGPLILVDGMEMGLNEVNPNDVASISILKDAASCAIYGNRGANGVILITTKRGTDGKINVTYSGKFSYQTPAKLIRQVTDYADYMEFVNEGYTNTNQAVKFSQSTIDEWREAARNPNATNAAGIPNYVTHPSTDWYDVIYDPKWMQEHTISLTGAEKRTNYAISGTYLNNPGLVIESGVKKYYLRSDVESKVTDFLTVGMRAWGYNADQDRNNLSDMWGLNMQKVTPGVYPYYNGKYGGIETNEEDGQAGNPLLNMSNSYGYYKQNKYFVNPYLEVKFLKDFKFTANLYYDQFTNHHRWQPSDYKEQYSFNRSMTLNTPPTSTDMSTYKVYDWQKREKNWKTNMLLSWGHIYGKHDISALAGYEEARYWGDEVDICKEGMSSISLTDFNAMTDPYYIKGSSYEYSSRSWFGRVNYGFDNRYLFEVNMRYDGSSRFSPDSRWGLFPSFSAGWRISEEKFMEDVDWLSNLKLRGSWGKLGNNSIGNYEWQALYGSGYNYAFNNNKSNGLAMTTFSNYSLEWEETAVTNIGLDFGMLNNRLNGTVEVYNKNTTGILYRPTLPESLNQFTSPLQNLADVNNKGIEFSLGWNDHVGDFAYSVSANFTYNKNEVTKYKGELIREWRTDENGNKTWYQNVGTVANGSSTLIVEGHQMNEFYMMNPYKGNGSYFNTDGSVNINGGPKDGMIRTEGDMNWLQAMFDAGYKFYPNQSIGKDKIWYGDMIYADYNGDGIYGNDDDREFQGVSSTPKYYFGLQASMTWKGFDLSMNWAGAAGFKIDYYKQTQNSVSITHGYGIGYDVAYDHYFYDPENPGDPRTNIYSQTPRLVGYQNSGQASATSSWHLQNGNYMKLKNLTIGYTFPKDWMKVAFIQNARVYLSGENLLTITKFEGSDPERMSGDGYLPIRQYTVGVNVTF